In a genomic window of Meleagris gallopavo isolate NT-WF06-2002-E0010 breed Aviagen turkey brand Nicholas breeding stock chromosome 1, Turkey_5.1, whole genome shotgun sequence:
- the LOC104915368 gene encoding zinc finger X-chromosomal protein: MGNIVKAGTAKAVLGKLGHVTSDTAQEHKEYCTANGRYHTLDPEGPAYLNQQAGCLQEYLQRKMLGAEGTMHAAPCLSDCDPDDPIPPPESLPLHPLAQSVVVWRQEVTFKPALLGNNNDGIESRNGTASALLHIDESAGLGRLAKQKPKKKRRPESRQYQTAIIIGPDGHPLTVYPCMICGKKFKSRGFLKRHMKNHPEHLLTKKKYRCTDCDYTTNKKISLHNHLESHKLTNKTEKLIERDECGKSFSHAGALFAHKMVHRDKGVNKMHKCKFCDYETAEQGLLSHHLLAVHSKNFPHICVECGKGFRHPSELKKHMRIHTGEKPYQCQYCEYRSADSSNLKTHVKTKHSKETSSKCDICFQTFSDTKELQQHTLMHQESKTHQCLHCDHKSSNSSDLKRHIISVHTKDYPHKCDMCDKGFHRPSELKKHVAAHKGKKLHQCRHCDFKIADPFILSRHILSVHTKDLPFRCKRCRKGFRQQNELKKHMKTHSGRKVYQCEYCEYSTTDASGFKRHVISIHTKDYPHRCEYCKKGFRRPSEKNQHIMRHHKDVGLP; the protein is encoded by the exons ATGGGGAACATTGTTAAGGCCGGTACTGCCAAGGCAGTGTTAGGAAAACTGGGGCATGTTACATCTGACACAGCCCAGGAACACAAGGAAT aCTGTACTGCAAATGGCAGGTACCATACACTTGATCCTGAAGGCCCTGCCTACCTTAACCAGCAGGCTGGATGCCTGCAGGAGTACCTGCAGAGGAAAATGCTTGGCGCTGAGGGCACGATGCATGCAGCTCCTTGTTTG tcagACTGTGATCCAGATGATCCTATACCTCCACCAGAATCTCTCCCACTGCACCCATTGGCTCAGTCTGT TGTGGTGTGGCGACAGGAGGTAACTTTTAAACCTGCTTTGTTAGGTAATAATAACGATGGCATTGAAAGTCGGAATGGCACTGCAAGTGCTCTTTTGCACATAGATGAGTCAGCGGGACTTGGGAGACTGGCAAAGCAaaaaccaaagaagaaaaggagaccTGAGTCCAGGCAGTATCAAACAG caaTAATCATTGGCCCCGATGGTCATCCACTGACAGTCTATCCCTGCATGATTTGTGGAAAGAAATTTAAATCTAGAGGTTTCTTGAAAAGGCACATGAAAAACCACCCGGAGCACCTTCTTACGAAGAAAAAGTACAGATGCACAGACTGCGATTACACTAcgaataaaaaaataagtttacaTAACCACTTGGAGAGTCATAAGCTGaccaacaaaacagaaaagcttatTGAGCGTGATGAGTGTGGGAAAAGCTTCTCTCACGCGGGAGCGTTATTTGCGCACAAGATGGTGCACAGGGACAAAGGAGTGAATAAAATGCACAAGTGCAAATTCTGCGACTATGAGACAGCAGAACAAGGATTGCTAAGTCATCACCTTTTAGCTGTTCACAGCAAGAACTTTCCTCATATTTGCGTGGAGTGTGGCAAGGGATTTCGTCATCCGTCGGAGCTGAAGAAGCACATGCGAATCCACACTGGTGAGAAACCCTACCAGTGCCAATATTGTGAATACCGATCTGCCGACTCTTCTAACTTGAAAACTCATGTAAAGACTAAACATAGCAAGGAAACGTCGTCCAAGTGTGATATTTGTTTCCAGACTTTTTCAGATACCAAAGAGCTACAGCAGCATACACTTATGCATCAAGAGAGCAAAACACATCAGTGTTTGCATTGTGACCATAAGAGCTCAAACTCGAGTGATCTGAAACGACATATAATTTcagtccacacaaaagactaTCCCCATAAGTGTGATATGTGTGATAAAGGCTTTCACCGGCCTTCGGAACTGAAAAAACACGTGGCGGCTCACAAGGGTAAAAAATTACACCAATGCAGACATTGTGACTTTAAGATTGCGGATCCGTTTATTCTGAGTCGCCACATACTCTCAGTTCACACAAAGGATCTTCCATTCAGGTGCAAGAGATGTAGGAAGGGCTTTAGGCAACAAAATGAGCtgaaaaaacacatgaaaacacACAGTGGCAGGAAAGTTTATCAATGTGAGTACTGTGAGTATAGCACTACAGATGCCTCAGGCTTCAAACGGCATGTTATTTCCATTCATACAAAAGACTACCCTCACCGTTGTGAGTATTGCAAGAAGGGTTTCCGAAGGCCTTCAGAGAAGAACCAGCACATTATGCGGCATCATAAAGATGTTGGGCTGCCTTAA